One Mya arenaria isolate MELC-2E11 chromosome 7, ASM2691426v1 genomic window carries:
- the LOC128240841 gene encoding uncharacterized protein LOC128240841: MQVLYQTLWKTSSTAELGNFERSFKGETSIRLTLSTGNPIKKTLTLKQLLYLTSSHQLGLLQNSDKYLSHQNKTRTDRSESLRTEANIIEVHPSKNPSKQHAEQLQELSSKDHTFLK; the protein is encoded by the exons atgcaagtgctgtatcagactctgtggaagacctcatcaacagctgaacttggaaattttgaaagatcgttcaaaggcgaaacatctatacgtct cactttgtcgacgggaaatccaatcaagaaaacactgaccctcaagcagctactgtatttgaccagctcacaccagctaggcctcctccaaaactcagataaatatttgagccaccaaaacaaaacgagaacagatcggtctgaatcgttaag aactgaagctaacatcatagaggtacatccttccaagaatccatcaaaacaacatgctgaacaacttcaagaactctcttcaaaagaccacactttcctgaaataa